A genomic region of Haliotis asinina isolate JCU_RB_2024 chromosome 1, JCU_Hal_asi_v2, whole genome shotgun sequence contains the following coding sequences:
- the LOC137291963 gene encoding uncharacterized protein isoform X3, with amino-acid sequence MKLLLFALFVAVWLESIHATPSTPIPTHLWPSNLPPAHPFNITCYKDSSVGIHQNTSYHLDLFVTGNVPSPCPNRKNHFTIDDKDVNLTSSCMDTKEGAFLIEAQNRTLPTISTGKKTVMGGIGSIVYRVTCIPDTNGDPVSVSIVPPVSVKATASELVLPALKIGVFEGSPAPDLQKPQTSLTLGKEVKLVVYNDLSGQRMSYMLIPSECSAYPDGTKPKPSLTLLNDSSTTCTQEDKLLSTFTVAKTTDHDMAYATLYPFTFEGYPDAPVVVECTVYICPKDDKVDGIRTGYCAKQSLIGRNRCSHVDPTSDYTKKRRRRDIGVGDSGVGRATLRATFSVQEPLIASASRCSTGIWGLVALVYIFM; translated from the exons CCGTCGACTCCAATTCCAACT CATCTGTGGCCATCAAACCTGCCTCCGGCTCACCCGTTCAACATCA CTTGTTACAAAGACAGCTCGGTCGGCATACATCAAAACACTTCATACCACCTCGATCTTTTTGTCACTGGAAATGTGCCATCACCATGTCCCAATCGTAAAAACCACTTCACGATTGACGATAAGGATGTGAATCTTACCTCTTCATGTATG GACACGAAGGAAGGTGCATTTCTCATCGAAGCACAAAATAGAACACTTCCCACCATATCAACAGGCAAGAAAACTGTCATGGGAGGGATTGGGTCCATTGTCTACAGAGTGACCTGCATTCCCGACACAAATGGAGATCCGGTCAGTGTGTCAATTGTACCGCCAGTGAG CGTGAAAGCGACTGCCTCAGAACTGGTGCTGCCCGCATTAAAGATAGGCGTTTTTGAGGGATCCCCAGCTCCAGACTTACAAAAACCCCAAACCTCACTGACTTTGGGCAAAGAAGTGAAGTTAGTTGTTTACAACGATCTCA GTGGCCAACGGATGTCCTACATGTTGATCCCGTCCGAGTGCTCTGCCTACCCTGACGGAACGAAACCGAAACCGTCCCTGACATTGTTGAACGACAGTAGTACAAC ATGTACACAGGAAGACAAACTGCTCAgcacattcaccgtagccaaGACGACCGACCACGATATGGCCTATGCCACCCTGTACCCGTTCACGTTTGAAGGCTACCCTGACGCACCCGTGGTAGTGGAGTGTACTGTGTAcatctgccccaaggatgataaAGTTGATGGTATACGAACTGGCTACTGCGCTAAACAG AGTTTGATCGGGAGGAACAGATGTAGTCATGTGGACCCTACTTCTGACTACACAAAGAAGAGGCGGAGGAGAGATATTGGAGTCGGCGACAGTGGAGTGGGAAGGGCGACCCTGAGAGCCACGTTCAGCGTTCAAGAACCACTGATAGCAAGCG CTTCAAGGTGCTCTACGGGGATCTGGGGACTGGTAGCGCTGGTGTACATCTTCATGTGA